The following are encoded together in the Bactrocera neohumeralis isolate Rockhampton chromosome 6, APGP_CSIRO_Bneo_wtdbg2-racon-allhic-juicebox.fasta_v2, whole genome shotgun sequence genome:
- the LOC126761170 gene encoding protein scylla-like, producing MKMEVLAVQQQYQSKYNIYGSSKVRDWTSTLSPLLPLASSGWVDAEPEVAAAPQPTASIPIPYLQNQQNYHISNNNNNNLNNNNNTVNNKNVKNSIMHHNNKKTKRTASTEELLAVPEVMIAPPSSLKEVKKVPASRAASAPYTLTPNTNTANNTNSATIPTVGGSYLTTQHTPSQNPSTNLFNCDDIDAAAVEDLSLRLLDELRAAKQRHLTCTEVSLPCDLTLRIAAEIIRVSAKEPCGVRGCTIYIEFEDEPNNSRRIAELKLDPEMVSTFEIYLTLRQDHRGWTSLLPQFMKSLARTITISATFTITKHKLYTSDRTSYSYGGSSAATTISTAPTS from the coding sequence ATTGGACCAGCACATTGTCGCCACTGTTGCCGCTGGCGTCCAGCGGCTGGGTCGATGCGGAGCCAGAGGTGGCCGCCGCGCCGCAGCCGACCGCCAGCATACCCATACCATATCTGCAGAATCAACAGAATTATCatattagcaacaacaacaataataatttaaataacaacaacaacacagttaacaataaaaatgtgaaaaacagTATTATGCAtcataataataagaaaaccaAACGCACAGCGAGCACCGAAGAGCTGCTGGCGGTGCCTGAGGTGATGATTGCCCCACCGTCGTCGTTGAAGGAGGTGAAAAAGGTGCCAGCTAGCCGTGCGGCCTCAGCACCATACACCTTAACACCGAATACAAACACCGCAAATAACACAAACTCGGCAACAATACCGACAGTGGGCGGCAGCTACCTCACCACACAGCATACACCCTCCCAGAATCCCTCAACAAATCTCTTCAACTGTGATGATATCGATGCAGCAGCCGTGGAAGATCTCTCACTGCGCCTGTTGGATGAGTTGCGCGCCGCCAAGCAGCGTCATCTCACCTGCACCGAAGTCTCCCTACCCTGTGATCTCACGCTGCGCATTGCCGCCGAAATCATACGCGTCTCAGCGAAGGAACCGTGCGGTGTACGCGGCTGCACCATCTACATCGAATTCGAGGATGAACCGAACAATTCGCGACGCATTGCCGAACTCAAATTGGATCCGGAAATGGTATCGACTTTTGAGATCTACTTGACATTGCGTCAGGATCATCGCGGCTGGACCTCACTGCTGCCACAATTCATGAAGAGTCTGGCGCGCACAATCACCATCAGTGCAACATTCACCATCACCAAACACAAACTTTACACATCGGATCGCACCAGCTACAGCTACGGCGGCAGCAGTGCGGCCACAACGATCTCAACAGCACCAACATCGTGA